The DNA window TTTCTGTAACATGTGCATTACCAGTTTTTAATTTAGAAGCAGCTAAAGTGGCATCTATCTTTATGATAGAGTCATTAAATTTTTCTACCTTTGAAATTTTTTCTTCTGCATATTTTCTAATAGCATCAGTTAAAGTAATTTTTCTTCCATGAATTGATAATTTCATACTACCACTTCCTTTAATCTTTTTGGTACTTTTATTATACAATATTTTTTAAAAAAATGCTACATATTACTTTAATTAGACAACCATTTTGCAATATCCTTTGCATGATAAGTAATTATTATATCAGCTCCAGCTCTTTTTATTGCATACATATTTTCCATAACAATTTTTTGTTCATCTATCCAGTTGTTTTTTGCTGCTGCTTTAACCATAGAATATTCCCCACTTACATTATAGGCAACAATTGGTAAATTTGTAACTTCTGATACTGATTTAATAACATCTAAATAAGCCATTGCAGGTTTTACCATTATAAAATCTGCTCCTTCCTGTATATCAGCTTCAACCTCTCTATAAAAATTATTATAACTTCTAAAATCCATTTGATAAGTTTTTCTATCTCCAAAACTTGGTGCTGAATTAGCCGCATCTCTAAAAGGTCCATAATAAGCAGATGAATATTTCACACTATATGCCATTATTGGAATGTCTTTAAAATTATTTTTATCTAAAAGTTCTCTGATTTTCCCAATTCTTCCATCCATCATATCAGATGGTGCTATTATATCTGCCCCTGCTTTTGCATGAGATAAGGCAATTTTTGCTATATATTCAAGTGTTTCATCATTGTCTACATCATGATTATGTAAAATTCCACAATGCCCATGAGAAGTGTATTCACACATACATACATCAGTAACTATTAAAAATTTATCTTGATAATCTTTTCTGATTTGTCTTACTGCCCTTTGAACAATACCATTTTCATCATAAGCCTGACTTCCTATTTCATCTTTATGATTAGGTATTCCAAAAAGTAAAATATTATTAATTCCTAATTTTAATAACTCATCTAATTCTTCATTTAATCTATCCAAAGAATATCTATATTGTTCAGGCATAGATTCTATTTCAGATTTTATATTTTCTCCATCACATACAAATAATGGATATATCAATGAACTTTTTTCTATACTAATATTTTTTACTAATTCTCTTGTTAAAAAATTTCTTCTCAATCTTCTTGTTCTTGTAAACATCTTTCCCCTCTTTTATTTTATTCTTTTTACAATTTTATTATTTTTATATATAACTTCTTCTATTGTATTCCCATTTTCATCAAGTAATTTTGCAACTCCATCTAACTTTCCTTCATTTGCAGTGGCTGTTCCTGAAATCTTACCATTTGGATGAAATAATTTTATTTCTCCATCTGGTAGTAAATTTTTAATTTTTGATTGAGATATAAGGATATTATCAACAAATATCTTCATAGCTCCACCCAAGAAACTATTATCAAAATTGTATACTATTTTTATTTTTTGACCATCTTCCTCACCTGTAATAGTCATTGTTCTATCTCTATATTGTTGGACAGAAACCATCTTATCTCTAGCTGCATATATACTAGCAATAGAAGAATTTAAAACATCATAAGATTTTAAAAGTAATTTGATATTATTCTCCAATTTAGATAATTCTGTTTTTTCTTTCTTTTCTGGTTCTTTCACTTTTTCATTTTTAAAGTTTGGTTTTCTAACTGTTTTTACCATATAACTAGCTTCTACATAAGTCTTTATTAATCCATTTTCTTCAACTTCTTTAATTTTAGTTTGATAAGTAGGAAAAGAATTTATCACTTCTTCTGGAACAGCTTCATCAAAAAGAATTTCTCCATTTTCTGCTATAACAGTTATTTTCTTTTCATCTTTATCAACTTTTATAAGATAACTAACTTCCTTTTTTCTTTCCATTTCATTTTTTAAATAACTTGCAAATTTCTCTGTTTTTTCTGGATTTTCAGGTGTTAAAGAATTCAATTTTTTTAAAAAGTTTTTTGAACTAAAAGAATTTGAATTACTTTGAGTGCTGACCTCATTTGAATAAATTGCCATACAAGATAATAAAAACATCAATAATACTATTAATCTTTTTTTCATATTTCCCCCTTAATTTTATTTTAAAAATTTTATTTTATTTATCTCTATTCCATCTTTATAAAAAGTTTCTTTTTTTAAACTTCCATCTTCATTATACTCTTTATAGTTTCCATTTAAAATATTATTTTTATAAACTCCAATAGATTTCAATTTCTCACTTGGATAAAAAGTTCTTATTTCTTGTCCATTTTCAATCTTTTTTACTTTCATTTTTATAAAAGTTTTGGTTAAATTTTCATAAAAATCTATATCCATATTTTCATCTTGGATAGAACCTTTATATTTAGCTATTGTTTTACTTAAAATTTTCCCATCACTATATGTAAGCATAGTTATATTTTTTTTATCAAAGTCATATTCTGTCTTAGAATTAACACTTCCATTATCATAATATGAATAAGAAACAAAAGATTTTACATTTTTTTCAAAGCTTTCACTAAATTTATTATTAAGAATATCTGATTGATTACTACCTTCATTATCTTCAATTTCTTGAACTAATTTTTCTATTTCATTAAATAAAATCTCTTTTCTTAATTTTATTTCTGTTTTTACTGCTAAATCTCTATTTGGAGTATATATTTCTGCCAATATATCTGATTTATTTTTTTGTATATATTTGATAGTAATTTTTATATAATCATCATTTAAATTTTTATATTCTTCTTTTGGAATAATATTTTCAATATATTTTTTAGGAATATTATCTTTAATACTATTCCTATAAACAACTATAATTTCTTTATTTTTATCAAATACTTTTTGTAGTTCTTCATCAGTAGAAGTTTTTGTGGAAGAATAAGAAAAAATATTATTTATTAAAAATATTAAAAAGATAAATAAAAAACTTTTTCTCATAACTAACTCCTCTTTTTTAAATCCAATGTAAAAAAATTTAGTATCATTTTACTTTAAAATATTTTAAAAGAATTTTTCATATCTATTAGTAGGACTCCATAAAATATATTCATCAACATCTAAATCTTTCATTGCCTTAACTTGATCTTTAATTTCATTTGGTCCATAATTTATATGTCCTTTTACCCAAGTTGCAGTAAATGCCTGTATCCAAGGTCTTATAATAGCAGGGCTATCTATATTATTGTTTCTATTTATAGAATCTTTTGTTGACTGATAAATTGTTTTATAAGGATTAGCATCAGGAACAGCAAGTCCATAAACTCCCTTTCCATAATGGCTAGGATACATCATAGGAGATACATAATCTACTTCTGAACTAACTGCTTCCCAGAATTGTCCCAAAGCCATATCATCAGAAGAGCTTCCAACCTGTCCATAAATATCAGCACTTATATAAACTTGATATGGTTCTAACTCTTCTTTTGCATAATGTAAATATTTTTGAATAGCTTCTGCTTTTGTTAGATTATCATTATTTCTATAATTTAAGACTTTATCAAGTTTTCCTCCATTAGAAGCTGGAAATCTTACATAGTCAAATTGTATTTCATTAAAGCCTGCTTTTGCAGCTTCTTTTGCAACTGTTACATTATATTCCCATAAATTTTTATCATAAGCAGAAACCCACACAAGTCCATCACTATTTGTAAATGCTTTTCCACCATCTTTATACACAATTATTTTATCAGGATTTTCCTTAGCATAGATGGTATCTTTAAAAGATACTATTCTTGCAATAGCATAAATACCATTATCTTTTAATTTTTTTATTACAGGTTCAATATCTTTTATTATCGGACTTTTATTAGCTGACTTTGTATATTTATTTATTTCATCTGACATAGGAAAAGTTAATTCTCCATAATCTCCCTTTACATCTATAACAAAGGCATTGATATTATTCTTTTTAGCAAGTTCTATGAGTTCGTCTAATCTACCTTTAAGTGCAACAGAGTGAGCTGAAACATATAG is part of the Fusobacterium nucleatum genome and encodes:
- the hemB gene encoding porphobilinogen synthase is translated as MFTRTRRLRRNFLTRELVKNISIEKSSLIYPLFVCDGENIKSEIESMPEQYRYSLDRLNEELDELLKLGINNILLFGIPNHKDEIGSQAYDENGIVQRAVRQIRKDYQDKFLIVTDVCMCEYTSHGHCGILHNHDVDNDETLEYIAKIALSHAKAGADIIAPSDMMDGRIGKIRELLDKNNFKDIPIMAYSVKYSSAYYGPFRDAANSAPSFGDRKTYQMDFRSYNNFYREVEADIQEGADFIMVKPAMAYLDVIKSVSEVTNLPIVAYNVSGEYSMVKAAAKNNWIDEQKIVMENMYAIKRAGADIIITYHAKDIAKWLSN